TCGCCGCGTGGCGACGCCATTCGCGGCGGCCAGTTTTTCGGAGGCGAAAGCAAGCGCCGTCGCGCCGGTCTCCATTTCCGCATAGCCGCTTTCATGCAAAAATCGGCGAGAAACACAGAAAGCCTTTTCATAAAAGGCGACCGTCTCCTCAAGATCGGAGACGTAAATGATGACATAGCCCAGGCGCATAGGTCCCTCCCCCGATCCGGCCCGGTCATTATAACGATGTTCTCTTTATGTTCCAGACGAAATTGGAGGGGCCTCGAGCAAAAAGTTATCTGATGCGTAAGCGCGGCTCCGTTGAGGTCAAAAGAACCTCGCGGCGTTGAGGCGCAGGCGCGTCCTGAGCGTGGAGCTTCAAGATGACGTTTTCAGTCTGGCTCGCTTTCGCCGCTGGGATGGCGACAGCAGCCGCCAAATGAGAATATGGCGAGAAGCGCGCTCGGCGACCCGCCCGAACCGCAGCCGAAGATTCCGGCTGCCGAGATCCTCACAATGACCATCACAATCACCGCCTTCGAACGATCGCCCGACGGCGGCAGGGGATTGGCGCGCGATATGCACGTTCGCTGGGCGCTCGAGGAAGTGGCTCAACCCTACGAGGTTCGCCTTGTTTCCTTTCAGGCGATGAAGGAAGCCGCGCATCTGGCGCGGCAGCCTTTCGGGCAGATTCCGACTTACGAGGAAGATGATCTCGTCCTGTTCGAGACAGGGGCGATCGTCCTCCATATCGCGCAGCGCCATGCGGGTCTTCTGCCCGATGACGCCAATGCCCGGGCTCGGGCAATCTGCTGGATGTTCGCCGCAGTCAACACGGTGGAGCCGCCGATCCTCGAACTTGCAACCGCGAGGCTCCTTGAGGGTGACAAGCCTTGGCGCGACGAGCGCTCGCCTCTGGTCGAGGAGCGCGTCCGCGTCCGGCTGAAACAACTTTCCGCGCGCCTCGGCGACGCCGACTGGCTCGACGACGCCTTCAGCGCGGGCGACCTCATGATGGCGTCGGTGCTGCTCAGACTGAAATCGTCGGGAATGCTGGACGCGTTCCCAAATCTGGCCGCCTATCTCGCCCGCAACGAAACGCGGCCCGCCTATAAACGCGCTTTCGCCACTCAATTGGCGGTCAATGCCGGTGGGCCGCCGACCGGTTGAATTTCCGTCCTAAACGACCTCCTTGTCCGCCGTTCCGGCGAATGCTCGTCAGGCGCGCCTTGACGAAAAGTCAGGAGGCCCCTTACAGTCAGGATAGTCCTGACGGAGGCCGCGATGAAACCGTCTCTCAAAAGAGCCCTTTGCTGCTCCTTTTGCGGAAAGTCCGAACATGACGTCGCCAAGCTGGCGGCCGGTCCCGGCGGCGTCCATATTTGCGATGCATGCGTCGAAGCCTGTCGTCTCTTCATGAGCGGAAAGGCGGCGCTGCCTCGGGACTTCGAGCCGACCAACTGGCCGACCGAGAGACTGCTCGACGTGCTCGGTCCGCTGAACGCCACCGCGGAAGCGCATCGCCGCCATCTTGGCGAAGTCGTCGACGCGCTCAGGGCGCGGGAGATCAGCTGGGCCAGAATCGGCGAAAAGCTCGGCGTATCGCGCCAGACCGCCTGGGAGCGGTTCGGTTCCTAGACGACAGGCCGTCTCGACTCAAATCTAGTTGACTACGCAACTACACCCATCTAGTTTCCTAGGAAATCAGATGAAGGCGTCTTCTTCATGTCGACCCGCGTTCCGGAACTGACGGACCACCTCGGCTACTGGCTGCGCCAGGTTTCAAATCATGTGTCGCACGGCTTCGCCCGAAAGCTCGCCGACAAGGACGTGACGGTCGCCGAGTGGGGGCTGTTGCGCATGTTGTACGAAAGGAAGCCATGCGCTCCCAGTCAGCTGGCGCAGGAGATGAGCCTGACGCGGGGAGCGGTTACCAAACTGGCCGACCGCCTCATCGCCAAGGGGCTCATTATTCGCGAGGCCAGCGCAGAGGACGGCCGCGCGCAAACGCTGAGGCTGACGGCCAAAGGAGCCCGATTCGCGCCGGCGCTCGCGGCGCTCGCCGACAAAAACGAAATCGAATGCTTCGCGCATCTCTCCGCCGCCGACAGGCGCGCGCTCAAGCGGATTCTGAGCGAGACCGTCGCGCGGCTCGGCCTGACCAAGATGCCCCTCGACTGACCGCCTTTCCATCTTCATGCGAAGGAAAACCAATGGACGCTCATTTGTCTCAAATCGCCGAAAGCTGTTTGCGCGCGGCTGAAAGCGACGGCATGAATTTTCCGGAAATCGTCGAGAGGCTGATGGAGGCGGGATTTGAAAGCTATGCGATCGACTTCCGCCGCGCGACAGCGACCTATTACCTGCCGGACGGCGAAAGCGTCGTCCTTCCGACGCATCGCCATCACGCGCCGATCGCCGCCACGCTGAATGTCGCGGCTCTGCAGGCGGCGATCCGGGAGGCGCAACAGTCCGCTCCGAACTACGCCTATCTGGGTTTTTGCGAGAAGGTCATGGCCGGCGGCTGCGCCGGCTATGTCGTGTCGTTCCCCGGCCGCCGCGCCGTATATTTCGGTCGCGCGGCCGAGACGCATGTGGAACATTTCCCTCGGCAAGGATGAACCCGATAGCTCGAGAGGCGGCGGGGATTGGGGAATTCGTCCGAGATTTTTCTGTAGCGGCGCCGCCCCACCCCTGCCCCTCCCCGCAAGGGGGAGGGATGGCGCCGTTCGGGATCATGGTCGAGGCGCTTATCTTGCCGGTCGAGACGTATCTTGATCGTGATCTGCAATGGCGCCGCATCATCCCTCCCCCTCGCGGGGAGGGGCAGGGGGGCGCCGTGATGCGAGTGTCAAACGCAGGCCCGGTTCAGCCCGCGCGCTGACGCACATACTCACGGGCGGAAGCGATCCAAACATGCGTCCGAACATAAGAGGTCTTCGATGGCGCTTCATTATCCAACCGCGCGTTTGATGCGCTGTGTGCTATTGTTCGGCTGTCTCGTCTCTGCGCAAGCCGCTTCGGCCACGGAATTCTGCAATGTCAAACGCACCGCCGACGGCTTCGTCGCGTTGCGCGCGGCGCCCGATCCCAAGGCGGCCACTGTCGGGCGCATGACGCACGCCGACGAGGTGCTCGGCGATCCCACAATCGAAAGTCGCAATGGCTGGATGTTCGTAACCTAGTCGAAAGGCGGGCGGTTTCGCCCCGGCGGTTACGAATTCGACAAACCCGCGGGAAAAGGCTGGGTGAACAGCCGGCTCATCGAGGAGGAATGCGGCTGACGCGCGCCGCGAAACGCCGGAAAGGACATCGCCTCAATGCGTAGGCCTATCGCAATCCTCTTCCCCTTATTGCTGTCCGGCGCCGGCGCGCAGGCGGATCAGTTCGCGCAAATCCGATGCGGCGCGGATATTCCCAAAGCATTGGTCGGACAGCGCGAGTCGAACGCGCCTGTCGTCAAGACGGAAGCGGCGTACAAGCATCTTCGACTCGAGCATCTGGGCGCCGACATTGTCGCCGACGACATGAATGCGATTTCATGGCGGCTCTGCGGGCAGGAATATCTGATGCTGGACAAAGGCTCGATCATTCGCGACGTCATTGCGTTCCCACCCCATTCGAAGACGACGCCGGCCTTTAGCGGCTCCTGCCGGATCAGGGGACGCGACACGAAGGATATGATTGTCGGCGTGCTCGACGCGTCGGGAAAGGGCGAGCGGCTGCCGGCGAAGGAAGCCTGGCGGATCGATGAAAAGGCGGCCAAATTCGTCAGGATGGATGTCCGCGACATGCTCTGCCCGCGCAGCGGCGTCTATACGGCGGATGGCGGGATGTAGGGTCCCTACCCTCCTGCCGAGAGGAGGATGTCGACGCTCGACGGGATTGCTTCGAAACGAGCCAGAGAACTCGCCCCTACGCCGCCGTCTCGCGCCCGGCGCGGCCATCGACGAGCACATCGATCTTTCCTGTCTCCACCCGGTAAAGCCAGCCGTGAATGCGCGGCAGCGGGCCGGCGGCGTGCATGTTGCGGATGAGCGCCAGGCTGCGCAGATGCTTGATCTGCAATTTCACATTTTCCGCGGTCAGCACTTCGAGCTTCTGTTCGCGCGAGAGCTTCTGCTCCTTGGCGATCTTGTCCGCTCTTTCCTTGGCGCCGCTCGCGATGCACAGCCAGTCGGCGATGTAATTCTCATGCACGCCGTCCTCGATCGCCGCAATGCCGCCGCAACGCGTATGGCCGCAGACGATGATGTCCTCGATCCTCAGATGCACCACGCCATATTCGATGATCGACGCGACATTGACGTCGTTGAAGGCGATGATGTTCGCCACGTTGCGATGCACGAACATCGTGCCGGGTTTGGAGCCCGTGATCACGTCTTCGCTCACGCGCGAATCGGAGCAGCCGATCCACAGCACTTTCGGCGTCTGCCGCTGGGCGATGGATTGGTAGTAGGAGGCGTGCGGCTCGAACTCGTCGGCCCTGAATTTCACGTTGCCGCTGAGCAGATGGTCGATCGTGTGTTTCGCCATGAACGCCCGCTTCCCTTCCCGCGACTGGCTACGCCGATTCGAGTGTCGAGCAAGGGGCGGACCAGATCAAGCCGCCTGCGCCGCCTCGACTTGCGCGGCGAGAAAATCCAGGGCCGCCTTCGGCGCGCGCTCGACAGGAAGCGCGATGAAGTGGTTTGTCGCGACGATCAGCAGCCAGACGCGATCGCCGGGCCAGACGGCCTTGATCGACTTCCAGGGCAGGAGCGGCGCAGCGCCGCCGGCGTCGATCACGACGCCCTCGTCGAAAAGCCGCGCGCTGGAGAGATGGCCGCGCGCCTGTTCGACCTTTTCGCGCATCATACGCTGCTGCATGCGCCAGCCCGCGCCGACGAAGATGGCGAGAAGCGCCGCCGCGCCGAAGAAGAGCAGCGCAGCGTCCTCGGCATCCCCCGAATAAGCGAGCCCGACGCAGGAAAGGACAAGGAGCGCAAGCGGCAGAACGGCCCCCAGCGGCTTTTCGAGAAAAAGCGCGCGCCAAACGAAGGCGTTGACGGCGGCGCGCATGTCGGCGTCGTCAAAACGGATGGAAAAGGAAAATCGCTCGCGCATCTGCGGCTCCCTGGCGGACAGCCGACCAGATATAAGCGCGCCAACTCCGTTCGAAAGGGCTCAGGCGAAGTCCTTGTTGAGGCCCTTGGCCGCCTCGATCAGCGTCTTCACGCTGTTGACCGACTTGTCGAACATGGCCTGCTCGGCCGCGTCGAGCTTGATTTCCATCACCCTCTCGACGCCATTTGCGCCGATGATGGTCGGCACGCCGACATAGAGCCCCTTCACGCCATATTCGCCGTCGAGATAGGCGGCGCAAGGAAGCACGCGGCGCTTGTCCTTCAGATAGCTCTCGGCCATGTCGATGGCGGAGGCGGCCGGCGCGTAATAGGCGGAGCCGGTCTTGAGCAGACCGACAATCTCGCCGCCGCCCTTGCGGGTGCGTTCGACGATCGCGTCGATGCGCGCCTGGGTGGTCCAGCCCATGGCGATGAGATCGGGCAGCGGGACGCCGCCCACGGTCGAGTAACGCACGGAAGGAACCATGTCGTCGCCATGGCCGCCGAGCACGAAGGCGGAAACGTCTTCGACGGAGACCTTGAACTCCTCGGAGAGGAAATAACGGAAGCGGGCGGAATCGAGCACGCCGGCCATGCCGACGACGCGATTCGCGGGCAGGCCCGACGCTTTCTGCAGCGCCCAAACCATCACGTCGAGCGGATTGGTGATGCAGATGACGAAGGCGCCCGGCGCATATTGCTTGACGCCGGCCCCGACCTTGGCGACGACGCCCAGATTGACCGAGAGGAGATCGTCGCGGCTCATGCCCGGCTGGCGCGGCACGCCGGCGGTGACGATCACGACGTCCGCCCCCGCGATGGCGGCGTAGTCGGAGGCGCCGGAGAGCGTCGCGTCGAAACCGGAGACGGGGGAGGATTGGGCGAGGTCGAGCGCCTTGCCCTGAGGAACGCCGTCAACGATGTCGAACAGAACGATATCGCCAAGTTCTTTCAGGCCGGCGAGGTGAGCGAGCGTTCCGCCGATATTGCCGGCGCCGACCAGAGCGATTTTCTTTCGCGACATAATGTATCTCGTGCTGGGATCCTCCTTGAAACTGCTAGCGCGGTTTCGCGCGAGATGGAAGACGCGTCGTCTGCTTTTTCGCGCTTGGAAAGCCTAGCAGGATCAGGGCGCGCGCCTTCGCGCCAAAACGCTCAAAACCGTGGCGCCGCCCATAGGCGCCTCAATGTCGCGCAAATGTTCGCAATTGTCGCAGGGGTTGCGCGCGCCGACGGCGCCTCCCACCTGCCTAGCCAGGCGACGCGCTGGCGTCTGGAGGGCCGAATATGGGAAAATTCACTTTATGCGCGCGTTTTGGCGTCCTGGCGCTCATTGCCGCGTCGGCCGCTTCGGCTGGCCCGGCGGCTGCGGGTGACCCCGACGAGGCCGCGCTGGCGCAGAATTTCGAGCAGGTGGACGTCTGGCATTACCCCGTCGACACAACCGTCCGATACAATAATCAGGACGCGGTCGTGACGCGGGAGCTCGTCTTTCTGCCGAAGCCGCCCAAGGGCGAACTCTGCTATGTCCGCTTCGACCTCGTCAAGGGAGAGGGCGATTATGGCTACGGCTTCAGGCCGGGGACGCGGCCGCAGGAAGGCGAGAGCCCCGTATGGGGCACGAATGTCCTCAAGCGCGGCGACATTCTCAATCAGAATTACTCGGCGCTGAAGCTCAACGTCGTCTATTTTTTCGTCGACGGCCCGAAATCCCCCGCGGCCAAGGAAATCTGCGCCCAAAAACAATCCGCTCCGATCCCCGAAGCCGGCGCGGCCTACCGGGGGCCCTGGGCCGAACTCGTGACGAAAGCCAAGGCGATCCACGGCTGGCCGGCGCAAAAGTGAGGATTTCCGGCCGTACGACGGAAATTTGACCGACAATGCATATCCCGGCTGGACAGGGGGGCGGGCATTTGATATTCGCTCCCCCGTTCCGAGGGCGCTACGGCGTCCGCCGGACGGGCGCATAGCTCAGTTGGTAGAGCAGCTGACTCTTAATCAGCGGGTCCAAGGTTCGAGCCCTTGTGCGCCCACCAATAAAATCAAGGACGTAGCGACGAGATGGCGGGGTCTTGGACCCCTGCCGGGCGTTTCGCGTCGCCACGGTGAGAGAAATCATTCGGCGGAGCGATTTTCCAGAACTGGAGCCGAAACGCGATTGACGGCTACGCCTTCTTCCAGATCCCGAAGCCGCTCTAACGGAATGCCGGCGCGTCGACGCCGAACCATTTCGTCCTTATTTGTTCGTAATGAAGCCTTGGATCGTAGATGGGGACATCGAGATTCAAGCTGCGCGCCGTGAGCCCGCCGACGGCGCTTAGCGCTTCATAAGAAGCGACGACGACGTCGCGCTGCGCCACGACTATCGCGACGCGTGCGTTCAGAAGGCTTTGTTGCGCGTTCAGGACATCAAGCGTCGTACGTTTTCCCGTCCTCGCCTCGTCTCGCACGCCGATCAGCGCAGTCTCCGCCGCCATTTCGGTTGCCCGCCCGGAAATCAACGACGCTTTCGCCGCTTCCAGCATCCCGTAGCTTGATACGACACTGGCTCTCACGCTGTCGCGCTGGACGTCCGCGTTCAAACGCTCCTGCCCCAGTCGCTCCTTGGCCTGGCGGATCGATGAATATTCGCCTCCACCCTGATAGAGAGGCACGTTAAGCTGGCCAATCACGGCGGCGGCAAATTGGCGTGAGCCCGGAATTCCCATGATAGAATCGTGCTGGTTGACGATCTGCGCGCTAACGGACAGTGTTGGAGAGAGGACGCTTTCCGCCTTCTTGGCCGCCTGCTCAGCCGCGTCCACCTGATATAGAGCCGCCGCCACGCCTGGATTCTCGGCAAGCGCCACGGCGACTGCTTCGTTTAAGAGCCTTGGGAGCAAGGATTCGACTGAGCGCGCGGGTTCGAGACGCCGCGGCTCGTCCCCTATGATCTGGCGATAGGCGGCGACGCTTGTCTTGATTTGCGCCTGCGCGGCGTATAACGCCGATCGCGCCTGCGCCAATGACGCCTGAGCTTGCGCCACGTCGGTCTCGGTTACTGCGCCCACGTCAAACCGATCGGCGGTCACTCTGAGCTGCTGCTCCAGAACCGATATATTGTTCATACGCAGCTTCATTATCGCGGAATCGCGCAGAACGTTCATATAGGCTGCCGCGCTTTTTTGAAGGACCGCCTGTTCCGTGAGGCGCAATCTCGCGCGCGCGGCGAGAACGCTCGATTCCGCCTGCCTGAAGGCGCTTTCGGTGTGGCCGCCGTCGAAGATGGTCTGGGAAACGGCGAGCGTCGCTCCACGGGGATAGCTGATAAATTCGTCGGTGAAAAACTGACGTTGCCCCGTTATTGCAGAACGACCGGCAAGGATTTTCGCCGCGCCGGTCTGCGCGCCCGCAATGGCCTGGAAACTGGCCTTGGGTCGGAGACCCGCGAGCGCTTTCGGCGCCTCTTCATCTTGCGCGCGAACGCTCGCCCGGTTTTGGTTCAGATCGGGATTGCCGACATAGGCGCGCGCCAAAGCCGATAAGAGACTTTCTGCGTGAGCCGCCGGGACATCAAAGGCGAGGACAAAACCGCCGAGGAGAACGGCGGACAGGAATGGGCGCCTTGCTGAAACATTCGTGCGCGCGGTTCCCGGCCTGTTTTTCACGACGGCTTCTATTTGCCTCACCGATCGAAAAGGAGATCGAGATTGGCCTGAAATAGCGCGCCGATATCGAGGGGCTGTGACCTGTCGAGCAGGCCGTTATGCACAATGCCGTACCAAACCGGCGCAATCAGCAATTCGGGATGGCTCGCCAGCGTATCGGATTTCAACTCTCCGTCTTTCTTCGCCAATCTCACCAAATGACGAAGCTGGTTCAGGAGAGGGTCGAACATTTCACGACGGTAGATTTCAACGAGCACCGGGAATCGCACGCCCTCCGTGAGAACGAGCCGCGCAAGCGCCGCGCGGCCCTGCCGCTCGACCGCTTCCATCGCAGGCGACATCGTACGCCTGAGGAAAGCGCCCACTGTTTCGCCCGGCGCCCGATTGGCGACGTTCACATCGACGACCGCGCTGGCGATCTCCTGCCGGACAACAGCTTCGAACAATGCTTCCTTCGTCGGGAAATATCGGTAGGGCGTGCCCTTTGCGACGCCCGCGCGCCGCGCGACCGCTTCCATGGTCGTGCTTGCAAATCCCCTTTCGAGAAACGCCCCGAGCGCGGCGGAGACGATCATGTGGCGGGTCTGCGTCGTCTTCTCGACGCTCGGGCTTCTCTTGCGCTGCTGAATTTTTGGCGCTTCGCTTCGCTGTTGACGGGTCGCCGCCACTGTTGTTCTCCGTCTCTTGACATGAGATGACTAAACGGTCATTTTTATAAAATCAAGTGGCCTGGCGGCGCGACTGGCGGCGCCCCTCATCGTCGCCAAAGGAAGAAATTGCCGCCGCGCCGCGAACATTGGCTTTTCTCGATCCAGGCGTTTATCGCCGGCGTCCTCTCGCTGGCGATCGCCTTCTGGCAGGATTTGCCGCGGCCCTATTGGGCGCTTGCGACGGTGTACATCGCGTCGCAGCCGCTGATGGGGGCGACGTTTTCGAAGTCGTTCTACCGGGCGATCGGGACGTTGGCCGGCGCCGCAATGGCGGTTCTGCTCATTCCAAATCTCGTTAACGCGCCGCCGGTTCTCGTGCTCGCTGTCGCCTTCTGGTCCGGACTCTGCCTGTATCTGTCGGTCCTGGACCGCACGCCGCGCGGATACGCCTTCATGCTCGCGGGCTATACGACCGCGATCATCGGCTTCCCCGCCGTCGACGCGCCGGGCGAAATCTTCGACCTCGCGCTCGCGCGAACCGAGGAGATCCTTGTCGGGATCTTCTGCGCCGCATTGACGTCGAGCCTTCTTTTCCCGCGCAGCGTCGGGCCGGCCGTGGCGGAACGCGCGATGCTTTGGCTGGCGGACGCGAGGATTGCGGCGTTCGACGCATTGCGCGAGACAGATGCAAGCCTGAGAGAGGCGCATTGGGTGCGACTCGCTGGCGACACGACGAAAATCGAAGCGCTCGCGGAGCATCTACCCTTCGAGCCGGCGGCGGACCGCGTGTCCCTCCCCCTGGTTCAAAGCCTTGTCCCGCGCATGCTCATGACATTGGCGGCGATCTCGGCGATCAGAGACCTGACATACGAGCTTCAGGGGCTCGGCGGACCGTCGCCCCGGATGGCGTCTTTGCTGGCGCGCGTCGAGAGCGCGCTCACGAGTTCGAGCGGCGCAAGCGCTGCAGCGAGATGCACAATAGAGGCTTACATAACGGCTTTGGGCGACGTGAAGTCGTGGGGCGAACTCGTCGAGTTGAACCTTGCCATTCGCCTGCGCGACCTTGCCGCGCTCTTTGCGGACAATAGCGCCCTGGTCGGAGCCCTCGCCTCAGACAGGCAAGGCGCCAATATCCCGCTCGTCTTTCCGATCGACGTCGACGCATCGCGCATTCGCCACGACGAACATGCGCGCGCGCTCATCGCCGCCGCTACGCTCTCGTCAACGCTCATCTTGTGCTGCGCCTTCTGGATTCTCACAAGCTGGCCTGACGGGGCCGCCGCCGCGATGATGGCGGCGGTCGCCGGCAGTCTCTTCGCGACGCAGGATGATCCCGTGCCGTCCATCCGGAAATTCGGGGTCTGGAGCGCGGTCGCCGTCGCCATTGCCGGCGTCTATCTCTTCGTTATCCTGCCCAAGGCGCATAGCTTCGAGACTCTCGCTCTCGCTCTTGCGCCGACAATGCTCGTCTTCGGACTGCTGATCGCGGAACCGAAGACATTCGTGATCGGCGTCGCCCTCGGCATTCTCATGCCTACGACCCTGGCGCTGCAAGGCGCTTATGAGGTAAACGCGCAAGCCTTTCTGAATACCGGCCTCGCAATGGTCACGGGCATGGCGATGGCGGCCGCGACGACGGCCGTGTTGCGCGTGATCGACGCCGAATGGCGTCTCGCTCAGTTCATTCGAGCGAATAACCGCAGCCTCGCGGAAGTCGCCGATATAAGAGGCCGGCGCAACGACGCCTATCTGCTGGCGCTGATGTTCGACAGGCTGTCGACGGTCGCGCCCATCGTTCAATCCGCTGATGAAGATATGCCCGACGCCATGCGACAATTGCGGGCGGGGCTGAACATGGTGGAAGCCCGCAGGGCGCGCGCGGGTCTGTCGACTCAAGCGCGCCGGCGGCTCGATGCGGCCCTGTTACGACTGCGAAAGAGCTACCGCCGGCATGCGCCCCTCGACCAGCGCGAACTTGGATCGCTTAATCGCGCCATTCGAGCCCTGAGTCCCAATGATCCTGCGGACAGGACGGCGCTACTCGCGCTTTTGGGTCTGCGCCGGTGCCTCTTCCCCGAAGCGGAGCCCCTGCAAATCGCCAGTTCAGGAGGCGTCCCGTGAATCCGGAAATAAGCTTTTTCGGGCTCTATGCGCCAAGCCTTCTGGTATGCGCGCCCATCGCTTACATCCTCGCATCCCTCGTGAGAAGGATGTTGGGCGCTTTGGGAATTTATAGATATCTGTGGCATCAAAGCTTGGCTGCTCTGGCCATCTTCGTCTGCCTCCTCGGCGCACTCTTGCACATTCTTTCGGAGGCATCGTTTTGAAGGCGGCGATCGCAAAACTAATCGGGTTTCTCTTCACCACGGCTTTGACCGCGGCGGCGATCTTCGTTGGTTGGCGCCTCTGGGCCTATTATGAAGAGGAGCCATGGACGCGCGACGGCCGCGTTCGCGCGGAGGTCGTCGCCGTCGCGCCTGACGTCTCCGGGCTTGTGAGCGAAGTGCTGGTTCACGACAATCAGCGCGTTCGAAAAGGCGACATTCTCTTCCGCATAGACCGGAAGCGTTTCGAGCTTGCATTGCGCCAGGCGGAGGCGACCGTCGCCAACCGCATCGCGGCGCTGGAGGTCGCGTCACAGGACTTCAAGCGCTACCGCACGCTCGACGCCAAGAATAACATCGCCGTTTCAAAACAGCAGCTCGAAAACGTCACCGGCCAGCAGGCTCAGGCGCAGGCCGTCTATGAACAGGCGCTTGCGGAGCGCGATCTCGCCCGCCTCAATCTCGAGCGCTCGGAGGTGCGCGCCTCCGTGAATGGCCCCATGACGAATTTCGAACTGCGGCCAGGAAGCTATGTGACCGCCGGCAAGGCGATCGCGGCGCTTGTCGATGAGGATAGCCTTCATGTGGACGGCTATTTTGAAGAAACCAAGCTTCCGATGATCCGTGTGGGCGATCGCGCCGCCGTGCATCTGATGGGCGAGCGGCGGGCGCTCTTCGGCCATGTCGAGGGAATTGCGGCCGGCATCGAGGACCGCGACAGAAGCAGCGGCGTCAATCTCTTGGCTAATGTGAACCCTACCTTCAACTGGGTGCGGCTCGCTCAGCGCGTTCCGGTCCGCATCGCGCTCGATCGGCCGCCCCCGGATGTCCCGCTCGTGGCGGGCCGGACAGCGACGGTCGTCATCGGGCCGGACAAGGAAGGAAACGCAACCTTCTCGTTTTTCTCCCGCGCAGGATCCGCACGCCAGTAACGTCCTGATTACAGATGCAGGGCCGCCTTCAGCCAGCATTTTGTATCACGCTTCAAACCGGAATCGCCCGATTCTGAGACGATAAGACACACTCCCGGGCGGGCGCATCAGTAGCGGCGAGCGGCGATTTTAACGCTTGCCGAACGCAAGCTTATAAGCGATATATGTTCTGTATATATAACGATGAGACGGCCTCGATGTAGATCGACCGGCTTTTCTCATGTCCCCGGAAATATAAATATAAAGAGGGTTTCCATGGCCGAGACGAATCTGGAAATGAATGTGGACGTCGTACAAACAGGGGTCGCCCCCCATTTTGAGAACGAAAAGGCTTCCGATCCTGTCGCTGAAGGGGTCGCAATCGGCGGCGGCTCGGTTCTGATCCATGTGCGGTTCAGACCCGACGGGACGGTGTGGGAAATCTCCGCCTGCCCGCCGGATGTCTCCAAAGACGCCTGGTTCA
The nucleotide sequence above comes from Methylocystis parvus OBBP. Encoded proteins:
- a CDS encoding glutathione S-transferase family protein, with the protein product MTITITAFERSPDGGRGLARDMHVRWALEEVAQPYEVRLVSFQAMKEAAHLARQPFGQIPTYEEDDLVLFETGAIVLHIAQRHAGLLPDDANARARAICWMFAAVNTVEPPILELATARLLEGDKPWRDERSPLVEERVRVRLKQLSARLGDADWLDDAFSAGDLMMASVLLRLKSSGMLDAFPNLAAYLARNETRPAYKRAFATQLAVNAGGPPTG
- a CDS encoding ClpX C4-type zinc finger protein produces the protein MKPSLKRALCCSFCGKSEHDVAKLAAGPGGVHICDACVEACRLFMSGKAALPRDFEPTNWPTERLLDVLGPLNATAEAHRRHLGEVVDALRAREISWARIGEKLGVSRQTAWERFGS
- a CDS encoding MarR family winged helix-turn-helix transcriptional regulator; this translates as MSTRVPELTDHLGYWLRQVSNHVSHGFARKLADKDVTVAEWGLLRMLYERKPCAPSQLAQEMSLTRGAVTKLADRLIAKGLIIREASAEDGRAQTLRLTAKGARFAPALAALADKNEIECFAHLSAADRRALKRILSETVARLGLTKMPLD
- a CDS encoding DUF1398 domain-containing protein yields the protein MDAHLSQIAESCLRAAESDGMNFPEIVERLMEAGFESYAIDFRRATATYYLPDGESVVLPTHRHHAPIAATLNVAALQAAIREAQQSAPNYAYLGFCEKVMAGGCAGYVVSFPGRRAVYFGRAAETHVEHFPRQG
- a CDS encoding carbonic anhydrase; its protein translation is MAKHTIDHLLSGNVKFRADEFEPHASYYQSIAQRQTPKVLWIGCSDSRVSEDVITGSKPGTMFVHRNVANIIAFNDVNVASIIEYGVVHLRIEDIIVCGHTRCGGIAAIEDGVHENYIADWLCIASGAKERADKIAKEQKLSREQKLEVLTAENVKLQIKHLRSLALIRNMHAAGPLPRIHGWLYRVETGKIDVLVDGRAGRETAA
- a CDS encoding YcxB family protein, yielding MRERFSFSIRFDDADMRAAVNAFVWRALFLEKPLGAVLPLALLVLSCVGLAYSGDAEDAALLFFGAAALLAIFVGAGWRMQQRMMREKVEQARGHLSSARLFDEGVVIDAGGAAPLLPWKSIKAVWPGDRVWLLIVATNHFIALPVERAPKAALDFLAAQVEAAQAA
- the mdh gene encoding malate dehydrogenase, with the translated sequence MSRKKIALVGAGNIGGTLAHLAGLKELGDIVLFDIVDGVPQGKALDLAQSSPVSGFDATLSGASDYAAIAGADVVIVTAGVPRQPGMSRDDLLSVNLGVVAKVGAGVKQYAPGAFVICITNPLDVMVWALQKASGLPANRVVGMAGVLDSARFRYFLSEEFKVSVEDVSAFVLGGHGDDMVPSVRYSTVGGVPLPDLIAMGWTTQARIDAIVERTRKGGGEIVGLLKTGSAYYAPAASAIDMAESYLKDKRRVLPCAAYLDGEYGVKGLYVGVPTIIGANGVERVMEIKLDAAEQAMFDKSVNSVKTLIEAAKGLNKDFA
- a CDS encoding TolC family outer membrane protein; translated protein: MRQIEAVVKNRPGTARTNVSARRPFLSAVLLGGFVLAFDVPAAHAESLLSALARAYVGNPDLNQNRASVRAQDEEAPKALAGLRPKASFQAIAGAQTGAAKILAGRSAITGQRQFFTDEFISYPRGATLAVSQTIFDGGHTESAFRQAESSVLAARARLRLTEQAVLQKSAAAYMNVLRDSAIMKLRMNNISVLEQQLRVTADRFDVGAVTETDVAQAQASLAQARSALYAAQAQIKTSVAAYRQIIGDEPRRLEPARSVESLLPRLLNEAVAVALAENPGVAAALYQVDAAEQAAKKAESVLSPTLSVSAQIVNQHDSIMGIPGSRQFAAAVIGQLNVPLYQGGGEYSSIRQAKERLGQERLNADVQRDSVRASVVSSYGMLEAAKASLISGRATEMAAETALIGVRDEARTGKRTTLDVLNAQQSLLNARVAIVVAQRDVVVASYEALSAVGGLTARSLNLDVPIYDPRLHYEQIRTKWFGVDAPAFR
- a CDS encoding TetR/AcrR family transcriptional regulator produces the protein MAATRQQRSEAPKIQQRKRSPSVEKTTQTRHMIVSAALGAFLERGFASTTMEAVARRAGVAKGTPYRYFPTKEALFEAVVRQEIASAVVDVNVANRAPGETVGAFLRRTMSPAMEAVERQGRAALARLVLTEGVRFPVLVEIYRREMFDPLLNQLRHLVRLAKKDGELKSDTLASHPELLIAPVWYGIVHNGLLDRSQPLDIGALFQANLDLLFDR